CTCCTGGCCCGGCATCGGCAAGTGGCTGATCGACGCCATTCTGCGACGCGACTATCCGGTGGTGCAGGGCGGCATCCTGCTCATCGCGACGGGCGTGATTCTGGTCAACCTGCTGGTCGACGTGCTCTACGGCGTCGTCAACCCGCGCATACGGCACTGAAGGAGGTCACCCATGAGTGATACGCCTGCAACGCTGCCGCCTCCCGCCGCCGTCACGGCCACGCCGCGTGCGCGCCTGATGCGGGAGTTCCTGCGCAGCTTCACCGCCAACCGTGGTGCCACGGCGGCGGCCATCGTGCTGTTGCTGATGTTCGCGGCGGCGATCTTCGCGCCGCTCATCGCGCCGCACAACCCCATCGAGCAATACCGCGACTACGTGAAGGTGCCGCCCGCCTGGTTCGAAGGCGGCAACCGGCAATTCCTGCTCGGCACCGACGAGGCCGGCCGCGACATCCTTTCGCGGTTGATTCACGGCGCGCGCCTGTCGTTCTGGATCGGTCTGTCGTCGGTCGTGCTTTCGCTCATTCCGGGCATTCTGCTCGGCCTGCTCGCGGCGTTCTTCCCGCGCTGGCTCGACACCCCGATCATGCGCCTGATGGACATGATGATGGCGCTGCCGTCGCTGCTGCTCGCCGTGGCCGTGGTCGCGGTGATCGGCCCGGGTCTCGCCAATACGACCATCGCGATCGCCATCGTGACGCTGCCGGCGTATGTGCGCCTCACGCGTGCGGCCGCCATCGGCGAATTGCAACGCGAGTACGTGATCGCTTCGCGCATGGCCGGCGCGGGCACGTTGCGTCTGATGTTCTCGACGGTGCTGCCGAACTGCGCGGCGCCGCTCATCGTGCAGGCCACGCTGAGTTTTTCGGTGGCGATTCTCGACGCGGCGGCGCTCGGCTTCCTCGGTCTGGGCGTGCAGCCGCCGCTCGCCGAGTGGGGCTCGATGCTCGCGTCGGCGCGCGACTACATGGAAAGTGCCTGGTGGATCGTGACGCTGCCGGGACTTGCGATCGTCATCTCGGTGCTTGCGATCAATCTGGTTGGCGATGGCCTGCGCGACGCACTCGACCCCAAACTGAAACGAATCGCATGAGTCTGCTCTCCATTCGCAATCTATCGGTCGACTTCGACGGCGCGCGCGCGGTCGAAGCCATCGACCTCGACGTCGGCCAGGGCGAGATTCTCGGCGTGGTCGGCGAATCCGGTTCCGGCAAGAGCGTGACGATGCTCGCGCTCATGGGACTCATCGACGCGCCGGGGCGCGTGCGTGCGGACGAAGTCCGGTTCGACGGACGCGATTTGCTGCATGCGAGCGCTCGCGAGCGACGCGGCATCGTCGGACGCGACGTCTCGATGATCTTCCAGGACGCGCTCACGAGCCTGAACCCGAGCTACACCATCGGCTACCAGATCGGCGAGGTGTTGCGCCGCCACATGGGGCTGCGTGGACGGGCGCTGCGCGATC
The Pandoraea pulmonicola DNA segment above includes these coding regions:
- a CDS encoding ABC transporter permease subunit produces the protein MSDTPATLPPPAAVTATPRARLMREFLRSFTANRGATAAAIVLLLMFAAAIFAPLIAPHNPIEQYRDYVKVPPAWFEGGNRQFLLGTDEAGRDILSRLIHGARLSFWIGLSSVVLSLIPGILLGLLAAFFPRWLDTPIMRLMDMMMALPSLLLAVAVVAVIGPGLANTTIAIAIVTLPAYVRLTRAAAIGELQREYVIASRMAGAGTLRLMFSTVLPNCAAPLIVQATLSFSVAILDAAALGFLGLGVQPPLAEWGSMLASARDYMESAWWIVTLPGLAIVISVLAINLVGDGLRDALDPKLKRIA